TTCAGCATTGTAGTATTCTGATGAAGCACAGTCAAAGGCAATAGCAATATCAGTACCAGGCTTGTAGCCAGCACGTTCAATAGCTTCAACTAAGACTTGGAAAGGTTCCTCGTTATTTTGCATTTTGTTAGGAGCAAATCCACCTTCGTCACCAACAGCAGTAGAATCACCACGTTCTTTCAAGATTGCTTGTAGATTATGGAAAGTTTCAGATCCCATCCGTACAGCTTCATGAATGCTCTTAGCACCAACGGGCATAATCATGAATTCTTGGAAGTCGACGTTATTATTAGCATGTTTACCACCATTGATAACATTCATCATTGGTGTTGGCATTACATAACTATTTGGTCCACCTAAATATTCATATAAAGGCATACCTAGTTCATCAGCAGCCGCATGAGCAGCAGCTAAAGAAACACCTAAAATAGCATTTGCACCTAATTTACCTTTGTTAGGAGTACCATCTAATTCAATCATTGCCTTATCAATGGCACGTTGATCAGTAACATCCATGCCAACAATCTTTTTAGCAATAACATCGTTCACGTTCTTAACAGCTTTCAAGACGCCCTTACCCATGAAGCGGGACTTGTCGCCATCACGTAATTCAACAGCTTCGTGTTCACCAGTAGAAGCTCCAGATGGAACACTAGCACGGCCAAAGCCACCTAATTCAGTATAAACTTCAACTTCGACTGTTGGGTTACCGCGAGAATCCAAGATTTCGCGGGCAAAAATATCAGTAATTACAGACATTTATAATTCTCCTTTGTTTAAATACGTTCGTTTCAATTTTAACATTTAACCATGTACAAATAAATATTAATCTTGATAATTAACAAGCTGCAAGAAAGATTCTGGCTCTAAGCTGGCACCACCAACTAAGCCGCCATCAATATCAGGTTTGCTCATTAAATCTTTCACGTTAGCTGGTTTAACTGAGCCACCATATTGAATGCGAACATTATCAGATGTTGTTGCATCATATAAATCCTTCACAGTTTCGCGAATAACATGGCAAATTTCTTGAGCTTGATCAGAAGTAGCAGTCTTACCAGTTCCAATGGCCCAAATTGGTTCATAAGCAATTACTAAACCAGCAACTTGCTGAGCTGATAATCCCTTTAAGGCTGCAGTTACTTGATTTTGAACCCATTCTTCTGCTTTACCAGCTTCACGAGTTTCTAAAGTTTCACCACAGCAAATGATTGGTGTCATTTGATTATCTAAAACCGCATGTGCTTTTTTATTGATATCATCATCAGTTTCGTGGAAATAATCACGCCGTTCCGAATGACCAATAACAACATAATTAATACCCATTTCATTTAAAACTTGGGGACTAGTCTCACCAGTAAAAGCACCAGAATTTTCAAAATAGCAGTTTTCGGCTGCAGTATGCAAGTTGCTTCCTTTAGCAGCAGCTAACAAAGCGGGTAAGTCGACTGCTGGTGCAGCAATTACTGATTCAACTTTATTAGAATCAGGTAATTGATCCTTAACAGCATTAACAAATTTGGTTGTATCTTCAGGATTATTGTTTAGTTTCCAATTTCCTGCAATAATTGGTGTCCGCATAGGAATCTCCTTTAAATAAATTATTTATCTGAAATTGAAGCAATACCAGGTAGGTCTTTACCTTCCAAGTATTCCAAGGAAGCTCCACCACCAGTAGAAATATGAGTTAATTGGTCAGCAATACCTAATTGTTGAGCTGCGGCAGTTGAGTCACCACCACCAACAATTGTAGTAGCATCTTGCAAATCACCCAAAGCTTTACCAACTTGTAAAGTACCGTTAGCAAAATTGCTCATTTCAAAAGCACCCATTGGACCATTCCAAACAACAGTCTTAGCACCTTTTAATGTATCTTCAAATAATTTGATTGTCTTCGGACCAATATCCAAAGCCATCATATTATCAGGAATTTCAACATCATCAGTCACTTCATGGTCAGCA
The nucleotide sequence above comes from Bombilactobacillus bombi. Encoded proteins:
- the eno gene encoding phosphopyruvate hydratase; this translates as MSVITDIFAREILDSRGNPTVEVEVYTELGGFGRASVPSGASTGEHEAVELRDGDKSRFMGKGVLKAVKNVNDVIAKKIVGMDVTDQRAIDKAMIELDGTPNKGKLGANAILGVSLAAAHAAADELGMPLYEYLGGPNSYVMPTPMMNVINGGKHANNNVDFQEFMIMPVGAKSIHEAVRMGSETFHNLQAILKERGDSTAVGDEGGFAPNKMQNNEEPFQVLVEAIERAGYKPGTDIAIAFDCASSEYYNAETGKYDMKGDGKSYTAAEIVDLLDGLVDKYPIVSIEDPLDENNWEDWQMLTEKLGKKVQLVGDDLFVTNTDYLKKGIDMGVANSILIKVNQIGTLTETFEAIEMAKEAGYTAIVSHRSGETEDTTIADLVVATNAGQIKTGSMSRTDRIAKYNQLMRIEEQLGSAAEYKGSKSFYNINK
- the tpiA gene encoding triose-phosphate isomerase, which encodes MRTPIIAGNWKLNNNPEDTTKFVNAVKDQLPDSNKVESVIAAPAVDLPALLAAAKGSNLHTAAENCYFENSGAFTGETSPQVLNEMGINYVVIGHSERRDYFHETDDDINKKAHAVLDNQMTPIICCGETLETREAGKAEEWVQNQVTAALKGLSAQQVAGLVIAYEPIWAIGTGKTATSDQAQEICHVIRETVKDLYDATTSDNVRIQYGGSVKPANVKDLMSKPDIDGGLVGGASLEPESFLQLVNYQD